Sequence from the Bacteroidia bacterium genome:
TTATTGGTTCCGGCATTGTTGGGATTACGCTGGCAAAAGGGTTTGCGAAACACGGTTATCCGGTAACCATCGCTACCAATCATCCGGAAAAAACAGCAGCCATCAAAGAAAAAACGGGGGGGAATATTCCTGTTGCCGGCTTTGAAGAGACGGTGAACGGCTGCGACGTTGTAGTTCTTGCTGTTAAGGGAAGTGCTGCAGAACAGGTGATAAAATCACTGGCGCCGCTGCTGAACGGAAAAACAGTGATAGACACCACCAATCCGATTGCCGATAAGCCACCGGTGAACGGAGTATTACCGTACTTCACTGATCTCTCTTGTTCCTTACTGGAAAAACTGCAGGAACTTGTTCCCGCAGCGCGAATAGTTAAAGCATTCTCCTGTGTAGGAAATGCGTATATGGTAAATCCTGTTCTCAGCCCTGCACCAACTATGTTCATCTGCGGCGACGATGAGGGTGCGAAAGAAGTTTTAAAATCTATTCTCGGTGATTTTGGCTGGGAGTATGAAGACCTCGGAAAAAAAGAAGCAGCCAGAGCCATTGAACCTCTTGCGATGTTATGGTGCATACCCGGCATGACGGGAAAGGGATGGAGTCACGCGCTGAAGCTTGTGCGGTAGCTCTCCCTCGAGAGGGGATGTTTCAGAAAGAAGGAAAAAGCAAGGGCGGATTCGCTGCGCTCACCGCCCCTCGCGTTAACAGGGGT
This genomic interval carries:
- a CDS encoding NAD(P)-binding domain-containing protein, with the protein product MKKKIGVIGSGIVGITLAKGFAKHGYPVTIATNHPEKTAAIKEKTGGNIPVAGFEETVNGCDVVVLAVKGSAAEQVIKSLAPLLNGKTVIDTTNPIADKPPVNGVLPYFTDLSCSLLEKLQELVPAARIVKAFSCVGNAYMVNPVLSPAPTMFICGDDEGAKEVLKSILGDFGWEYEDLGKKEAARAIEPLAMLWCIPGMTGKGWSHALKLVR